The Apteryx mantelli isolate bAptMan1 chromosome Z, bAptMan1.hap1, whole genome shotgun sequence genome has a segment encoding these proteins:
- the AK6 gene encoding adenylate kinase isoenzyme 6, with product MRRPNVLLTGTPGVGKTALGKELASRSGLIYVNVGDLAKEGELYEGFDEEYECPILDEDRVIDELEDKMSEGGVIVDYHGCDFFPERWFHVVFVLRTENSVLYDRLESRGYKGKKLQDNIQCEIFQTLYEEAMSSYREEIVHQLPSNTPEDLERNLDQIMQWIEQWMKDNN from the exons aTGAGGCGGCCCAACGTCCTGCTcaccg GTACTCCAGGTGTTGGGAAAACCGCACTAGGCAAAGAACTTGCATCAAGATCAGGGCTGATCTATGTTAACGTGGGTGATCTGGCAAAAGAAG GAGAACTGTATGAAGGTTTTGATGAAGAATATGAATGTCCGATTTTGGATGAAGACAGA gtaaTTGATGAACTAGAAGACAAAATGAGTGAAGGTGGAGTTATTGTCGATTATCATGGCTGCGATTTTTTCCCAGAAAGGTGGTTTCATGTAGTATTTGTACTTCGTacagaaaattcagttttgtaCGACAGACTAGAAAGCAG gGGCTACAAAGGGAAAAAGCTGCAGGACAACATTCAGTGTGAAATTTTTCAGACTCTTTATGAGGAAGCCATGTCATCTTATAGAGAGGAAATTGTACACCAGTTACCCAGCAACACTCCAGAAGACCTAGAGCGAAATTTGGATCAGATTATGCAATGGATTGAGCAATGGATGAAAGACAACAATTGA